Proteins co-encoded in one Zalophus californianus isolate mZalCal1 chromosome 9, mZalCal1.pri.v2, whole genome shotgun sequence genomic window:
- the LOC113923033 gene encoding uncharacterized protein LOC113923033 isoform X1 encodes MSIEEQLRARRSRGSQRAGLESAAGEERGKQCQRRRDLPEVGNFLELETNRKTSASLLFPLCSGYSAPRDPLFEKERRGRPGSAPEGNVLRTRLQLEAFHPSRTESAFTALG; translated from the exons ATGAGTATTGAGGAGCAACTCAGAGCGAGGAGGTCGCGCGGGAGCCAGCGCGCTGGCCTGGAGTCGGCGGCGGGGGAAGAGCGCGGG AAACAGTGCCAGAGGCGACGTGATTTGCCCGAAGTCGGCAACTTCCTGGAACTGGAAACCAATCGGAAGACTTCCGCGTCGCTGCTCTTTCCGCTGTGCTCAGGTTACTCAGCGCCTCGGGACCCGctttttgaaaaggaaaggagaggtcGGCCCGGGAGCGCCCCTGAAGGAAATGTTCTTCGGACTCG CCTCCAGCTTGAAGCTTTCCATCCCTCCAGGACAGAGTCGGCCTTCACAGCCCTGGGTTAA
- the LOC113923033 gene encoding uncharacterized protein LOC113923033 isoform X3 — translation MSIEEQLRARRSRGSQRAGLESAAGEERGKQCQRRRDLPEVGNFLELETNRKTSASLLFPLCSGYSAPRDPLFEKERRGRPGSAPEGNVLRTRIFSSKWDYWVEE, via the exons ATGAGTATTGAGGAGCAACTCAGAGCGAGGAGGTCGCGCGGGAGCCAGCGCGCTGGCCTGGAGTCGGCGGCGGGGGAAGAGCGCGGG AAACAGTGCCAGAGGCGACGTGATTTGCCCGAAGTCGGCAACTTCCTGGAACTGGAAACCAATCGGAAGACTTCCGCGTCGCTGCTCTTTCCGCTGTGCTCAGGTTACTCAGCGCCTCGGGACCCGctttttgaaaaggaaaggagaggtcGGCCCGGGAGCGCCCCTGAAGGAAATGTTCTTCGGACTCG gatattTTCCTCgaagtgggattactgggttGAAGAGTAA
- the LOC113923033 gene encoding uncharacterized protein LOC113923033 isoform X2 produces MSIEEQLRARRSRGSQRAGLESAAGEERGKQCQRRRDLPEVGNFLELETNRKTSASLLFPLCSGYSAPRDPLFEKERRGRPGSAPEGNVLRTRSQLRRYDRQPLSWPH; encoded by the exons ATGAGTATTGAGGAGCAACTCAGAGCGAGGAGGTCGCGCGGGAGCCAGCGCGCTGGCCTGGAGTCGGCGGCGGGGGAAGAGCGCGGG AAACAGTGCCAGAGGCGACGTGATTTGCCCGAAGTCGGCAACTTCCTGGAACTGGAAACCAATCGGAAGACTTCCGCGTCGCTGCTCTTTCCGCTGTGCTCAGGTTACTCAGCGCCTCGGGACCCGctttttgaaaaggaaaggagaggtcGGCCCGGGAGCGCCCCTGAAGGAAATGTTCTTCGGACTCG GTCTCAGCTCAGACGGTATGACAGGCAGCCTCTAAGCTGGCCCCACtga